In Chloroflexota bacterium, one genomic interval encodes:
- a CDS encoding dienelactone hydrolase family protein, with amino-acid sequence MGYMGRYIAEENAEAYKEGHITYKELIRRLTLLTGSLAAGVALAVTMGCTSDDASAPTSAPTATSAPQPTNTTAPTLAPTATAAPSPTATRPPAPTTAPSTGAVSVSPNDPAIEAGAVSFKNADVTLLGYLARPKAAGQYPAVLVIHENRGMLDHFQDVARRFAKEGYVALALDLVSREGGTANVTDAARIQAALGNANTARLVEDMNGGVKYLQSLSYVRADRVGAMGFCFGGGMVWLLCARNPDIKAAAPFYGSGPPAGEVANIRAAVLGVYGGTDARINAGIPQLETALKDGGKTYKMNVYQGAGHAFFNDTGGAYNPTAAATAWKDTLDWFRQYLRS; translated from the coding sequence ATGGGCTACATGGGGCGGTACATCGCGGAAGAGAATGCGGAGGCGTACAAGGAAGGGCACATCACCTACAAAGAGCTTATACGCCGCCTCACACTCCTCACAGGCAGCCTTGCCGCTGGAGTAGCCCTGGCGGTCACCATGGGCTGCACCTCCGATGACGCCTCTGCGCCAACTTCGGCCCCTACGGCCACCAGCGCCCCCCAGCCGACGAATACCACAGCCCCGACCCTTGCCCCCACGGCAACGGCGGCCCCTTCGCCCACGGCCACTCGCCCGCCCGCGCCGACGACTGCTCCCTCTACCGGCGCCGTCTCCGTCTCCCCGAACGATCCGGCCATCGAGGCTGGGGCCGTCTCCTTCAAGAACGCCGATGTGACGCTCTTGGGCTATCTGGCGCGCCCAAAGGCCGCCGGGCAATACCCCGCCGTCCTGGTAATCCACGAAAATCGCGGCATGCTCGACCACTTCCAGGACGTCGCGCGCCGCTTCGCTAAGGAGGGGTATGTTGCCCTCGCCCTTGACCTCGTCTCCCGGGAAGGCGGCACCGCCAACGTCACCGATGCGGCGCGCATCCAGGCCGCGTTGGGCAATGCCAACACCGCGCGCCTGGTGGAGGACATGAACGGCGGCGTGAAGTATCTGCAAAGCCTCAGCTACGTCCGTGCCGATCGTGTCGGCGCGATGGGCTTCTGCTTCGGCGGAGGGATGGTCTGGCTCCTCTGCGCGCGCAACCCGGATATCAAGGCCGCCGCGCCCTTCTACGGCTCCGGCCCGCCCGCCGGCGAAGTCGCCAATATCCGCGCCGCCGTCCTGGGCGTCTATGGCGGGACGGACGCGCGCATCAACGCGGGCATCCCCCAGCTGGAGACGGCGCTGAAGGACGGCGGCAAGACCTACAAGATGAACGTCTACCAGGGCGCGGGCCACGCCTTCTTCAACGATACGGGCGGCGCCTACAATCCCACCGCCGCCGCGACTGCATGGAAAGACACGCTGGACTGGTTCCGGCAGTACCTGCGCTCCTAG